A stretch of Aythya fuligula isolate bAytFul2 chromosome 1, bAytFul2.pri, whole genome shotgun sequence DNA encodes these proteins:
- the CHD4 gene encoding chromodomain-helicase-DNA-binding protein 4 isoform X3, translating to MASGIGSPSPCSGGSDDDEMEILLNNAIPQHQGIEGLQGPGVKWGNAPLTMEPEEEPEEELLSEAETPKIKKKKKPKKLKEPKVPKLSKRQKKELGDSSGEGNEFVEEEEEVLRSDSEGSDYTPGKKKKKKLGPKKEKKNKAKRKEEEEEEEEDDDSKEPKSSAQLLEDWGMEDIDHIFTEEDYRTLTNYKAFSQFVRPLIAAKNPKIAVSKMMMVLGAKWREFSTNNPFKGSSGASVAAAAAAAVAVVESMVTNVDAVLPQPPVDVPLRKAKTKEGKGPNARRKPKASPRIPDIKKPKTKKVAPLKIKLGGFGSKRKRSSSEDDDLDVESDFDDASINSYSVSDGSTSRSSRSRKKLKAGKKKKKGEEDSTVAVDGYETDHQDYCEVCQQGGEIILCDTCPRAYHMVCLDPDMEKAPEGKWSCPHCEKEGIQWEAKEDNSEGEEILEDVVGDAEEEDDHHMEFCRVCKDGGELLCCDACPSSYHIHCLNPPLPEIPNGEWLCPRCTCPALKGKVQKILIWKWGQPPVGPPPPRPPDADPNAPPPKPLEGRPERQFFVKWQGMSYWHCSWVSELQLELHCQVMFRNYQRKNDMDEPPSGDFGGEEEKSRKRKNKDPKYAEMEERFYRYGIKPEWMMIHRILNHSVDKKGNVHYLIKWRDLPYDQASWESEDVDIQDYDLYKQAYWNHRELMRGEEGRPGKKLKKVKMRKLERPPETPTVDPTVKYDRQPEYLDVTGGTLHPYQLEGLNWLRFSWAQGTDTILADEMGLGKTVQTAVFLYSLYKEGHSKGPFLVSAPLSTIINWEREFEMWAPDMYVVTYVGDKDSRAIIRENEFTFEDNAIRGGKKASRMKKEAAVKFHVLLTSYELITIDMAILGSIDWACLIVDEAHRLKNNQSKFFRVLNGYSLQHKLLLTGTPLQNNLEELFHLLNFLTPERFHNLEGFLEEFADIAKEDQIKKLHDMLGPHMLRRLKADVFKNMPSKTELIVRVELSPMQKKYYKYILTRNFEALNARGGGNQVSLLNVVMDLKKCCNHPYLFPVAAMEAPKMPNGMYDGSALIRASGKLLLLQKMLKNLKEGGHRVLIFSQMTKMLDLLEDFLEHEGYKYERIDGGITGNMRQEAIDRFNAPGAQQFCFLLSTRAGGLGINLATADTVIIYDSDWNPHNDIQAFSRAHRIGQNKKVMIYRFVTRASVEERITQVAKKKMMLTHLVVRPGLGSKTGSMSKQELDDILKFGTEELFKDEATEGGDNKEGEDSSVIHYDDKAIERLLDRNQDETEDTELQGMNEYLSSFKVAQYVVREEEMGEEEEVEREIIKQEESVDPDYWEKLLRHHYEQQQEDLARNLGKGKRIRKQVNYNDGSQEDRDWQDDQSDNQSDYSVASEEGDEDFDERSEAARRPSRKGLRNDKDKPLPPLLARVGGNIEVLGFNARQRKAFLNAIMRYGMPPQDAFTTQWLVRDLRGKSEKEFKAYVSLFMRHLCEPGADGAETFADGVPREGLSRQHVLTRIGVMSLIRKKVQEFEHVNGRWSMPELAEIEENKKLSQPSSPSPKTPTPSTPGDTQPNTPAPVPPPEEGVKVEEGASTKEQGESAEPEKDLSASATETEAPMEQCAQPVETPPQEAKSPANPTEAEEKKVEEPEVKERPDEPMEVESKADVEKVEDRAPIENTPEPPIITLDEKDEKKEDDKRDVVMLQNGEMLKESVDERHKKAVKQRFMFNIADGGFTELHSLWQNEERAATVTKKTYEIWHRRHDYWLLAGIINHGYARWQDIQNDPRYAILNEPFKGEMNRGNFLEIKNKFLARRFKLLEQALVIEEQLRRAAYLNMSEDPSHPSMALNTRFAEVECLAESHQHLSKESMAGNKPANAVLHKVLKQLEELLSDMKADVTRLPATIARIPPVAVRLQMSERNILSRLANRSSEPPPPPPPQQVAQQQ from the exons ATGGCGTCGGGCATCGGGTCGCCCTCACCGTGCTCCGGGGGCAGCGACGACGATGAGATGGAGATCCTCCTGAACAACGCCATCCCCCAGCACCAAGGTATCGAGGGCCTGCAGGGCCCGGGTGTGAAGTGGGGTAATGCTCCTCTCACCATGG agCCTGAAGAAGAGCCGGAAGAAGAGCTTCTGTCTGAGGCTGAAACACCCAAAatcaagaagaagaagaagcccAAGAAACTAAAGGAACCCAAAGTGCCCAAGCTCAGCAAGCGTCAGAAGAAGGAG ctggggGACAGCTCTGGTGAGGGCAATGAGTttgtggaggaagaggaggaggttcTGCGCTCGGACAGTGAAGGCAGTGACTATACtcctgggaagaagaaaaagaagaaattagggcctaagaaggaaaagaaaaacaaagcgAAGcgcaaggaggaagaagaagaagaggaagaagatgatGACTCCAAG GAGCCAAAGTCATCTGCTCAGCTCTTAGAGGATTGGGGCATGGAGGATATTGACCATATCTTCACAGAGGAGGATTACCGCACTCTCACCAACTATAAAGCTTTCAGCCAGTTTGTCAG GCCACTTATTGCAGCCAAGAACCCTAAAATAGCTGTGTCGAAGATGATGATGGTACTGGGAGCCAAGTGGAGGGAGTTCAGCACAAACAACCCCTTCAAGGGAAGTTCAGGTGcatctgtggctgctgctgccgctgcagCTGTTGCAGTAGTGGAGAGTATGGTGACAAATGTGGACGCTGTGCTGCCGCAGCCCCCGGTAGATGTGCCGCTCAGGAAAGCCAAGACAAAGGAGGGCAAAG GACCCAATGCCCGGCGGAAGCCCAAGGCCAGTCCTCGTATTCCTGATATCAAAAAAcctaaaacaaagaaagtgGCACCCTTGAAAATCAAGCTGGGAGGATTTGGCTCCAAGCGTAAGAGATCATCG AGCGAAGACGATGATCTGGATGTGGAGTCAGACTTCGATGACGCCAGCATCAACAGCTATTCTGTTTCAGATGGATCTACCAGCCGTAGTAGTCGCAGTCGCAAAAAACTcaaagctgggaaaaagaaaaagaaag GTGAGGAAGATTCCACAGTGGCTGTGGATGGCTATGAGACTGATCACCAGGACTACTGTGAGGTGtgccagcagggaggagaaatcATACTGTGTGATACCTGCCCTCGTGCCTACCACATGGTTTGCCTGGACCCAGACATGGAGAAAGCCCCAGAGGGCAAATGGAGCTGCCCACACTGT GAAAAAGAGGGCATTCAGTGGGAAGCAAAGGAGGATAACTCCGAAGGTGAGGAGATCCTGGAAGATGTTGTGGGGGAtgctgaggaggaagatgaCCACCATATGGAGTTCTGTAGGGTCTGCAAGGAtggaggagagctgctgtgctgtgatgCCTGTCCTTCGTCCTATCACATCCACTGTCTGAATCCCCCATTGCCAGAGATTCCCAATGGGGAGTGGCTGTGTCCTCGCTGCACT TGCCCTGCCTTGAAAGGAAAGGTGCAGAAGATCTTGATCTGGAAATGGGGTCAGCCCCCAGTTGGTCCCCCGCCACCACGTCCACCTGATGCAGACCCTAATGCTCCTCCTCCGAAGCCTCTGGAGGGTCGGCCTGAAAGGCAGTTCTTTGTCAAATGGCAGGGCATGTCCTACTGGCACTGCTCTTGGGTGTCGGAGTTGCAG ctggagctgcactGTCAGGTCATGTTTCGAAATTACCAACGCAAGAATGATATGGATGAGCCACCCTCAGGGGACTTCGGAggtgaagaggagaaaagccgaaagagaaagaacaaggaCCCCAAATATGCTGAAATGGAGGAGCGCTTCTACCGATACGGGATCAAGCCAGAGTGGATGATGATCCACAGAATCCTTAATCATAG TGTGGATAAGAAGGGGAATGTCCACTATTTGATTAAATGGAGAGACCTGCCCTATGACCAGGCATCGTGGGAAAGTGAGGATGTGGATATCCAAGACTATGACCTTTACAAGCAAGCCTACTGGAATCACAG GGAGCTGATGAGGGGTGAAGAAGGAAGGCCTGGCAAGAAGCTAAAGAAAGTGAAGATGCGGAAACTGGAAAGGCCCCCTGAAACTCCCACGGTAGAT CCAACAGTGAAATATGACCGGCAACCTGAGTACCTCGACGTAACGGGGGGTACCTTGCACCCATACCAACTGGAAGGACTGAACTGGCTGCGTTTCTCTTGGGCTCAGGGCACAGATACAATCTTGGCAGATGAAATGGGTCTGGGAAAGACTGTGCAGACAGCTGTGTTCCTATATTCCTTGTACAAAGAG GGCCACTCAAAGGGACCCTTCTTGGTGAGTGCCCCACTCTCCACTATCATCAACTGGGAACGAGAATTTGAGATGTGGGCACCAGATATGTACGTAGTGACCTATGTTGGGGACAAAGACAGCCGGGCCATCATCCGTGAGAATGAGTTCACTTTCGAGGATAATGCCATACGTGGAGGCAAAAAAGCATCCAGAATGAAG aaggAGGCTGCTGTGAAGTTCCACGTGCTTCTCACCTCCTATGAACTGATCACAATTGATATGGCCATACTGGGCTCTATTGACTGGGCCTGTCTCATTGTGGATGAAGCTCACCGACTGAAGAACAACCAGTCTAAG TTCTTCCGTGTGCTGAACGGTTATTCACTCCAGCATAAGCTGCTGCTTACAGGAACTCCCCTGCAGAACAACCTGGAAGAACTGTTCCACCTGCTGAACTTCCTGACACCAGAGAGATTCCA TAACCTGGAGGGCTTCTTAGAAGAGTTTGCGGATATAGCCAAGGAAGATCAGATTAAGAAGCTGCATGACATGCTGGGCCCACATATGCTGAGGCGTCTCAAAGCTGACGTTTTCAAGAATATGCCATCTAAGACCGAACTTATTGTCAGAGTGGAGTTGAGCCCCATGCAGAA aaaatactacaaatacattttgacaAGGAACTTTGAGGCACTGAATGCACGTGGTGGTGGTAACCAAGTTTCCTTGCTCAATGTTGTTATGGATCTGAAGAAGTGCTGCAACCACCCCTACCTCTTCCCTGTGGCTGCTATG gaaGCTCCAAAGATGCCAAATGGCATGTATGATGGTAGTGCTCTTATTCGAGCATCTGGAAAGCTGTTGCTGCTCCAGAAGATGTTAAAGAATCTCAAGGAAGGAGGTCACAGGGTGCTCATATTCTCTCAG ATGACTAAAATGTTAGACCTTTTGGAAGACTTCCTAGAACATGAAGGATACAAGTATGAGCGGATTGATGGAGGAATCACGGGCAATATGCGTCAAGAGGCTATTGATCGCTTCAATG ctcctggtgctcagcagttttgctttctgctttcaacTCGAGCTGGGGGTCTTGGCATTAACTTGGCCACAGCAGATACTGTGATAATTTATGACTCAGACTGGAACCCCCACAATGATATCCAG GCGTTCAGCCGTGCACATAGAATTGGACAGAACAAGAAAGTGATGATATACCGCTTTGTGACAAGGGCCTCAGTGGAGGAGCGTATcactcaggtggccaagaagaaaATGATGCTAACTCATCTGGTAGTGAGACCAGGATTGGGCTCCAAGACAGGCTCCATGTCGAAACAGGAACTTGATGACATTCTCAAATTTGGCACTGAAGAGCTCTTCAAGGATGAGGCAACTGAGGGTG GGGATAACAAAGAAGGTGAGGACAGCAGTGTTATCCACTATGATGACAAGGCAATTGAGCGCCTGTTGGATCGGAACCAGGATGAAACAGAAGATACAGAACTGCAGGGCATGAATGAGTATCTCAGCTCCTTCAAGGTGGCCCAGTATGTAGTGCGTGAAGAGGAAATGGGG gaggaagaagaggttgAACGGGAGATCATAAAGCAGGAGGAATCAGTGGATCCCGATTACTGGGAGAAACTGCTCCGTCACCATTATGAGCAGCAACAGGAGGATCTGGCCAGGAATCTGGGCAAGGGCAAACGTATTCGCAAGCAAGTTAACTACAATGATGGCTCTCAGGAGGATAGAG actggCAGGATGACCAGTCAGATAATCAGTCAGACTATTCAGTTGCTTCTGAAGAAGGAGACGAGGACTTTGATGAGAGGTCTGAAG CAGCTCGTCGGCCTAGCCGCAAAGGCCTGAGAAATGATAAGGATAAGCCCCTGCCTCCTTTGCTTGCCCGAGTAGGAGGGAACATTGAG GTGTTGGGTTTCAATGCCCGCCAGCGGAAAGCCTTCCTTAATGCTATCATGCGCTATGGAATGCCACCTCAGGATGCATTCACCACCCAATGGCTTGTTCGGGACCTCCGGGGCAAGTCAGAGAAAGAATTCAA GGCCTATGTTTCCCTGTTCATGCGCCATTTGTGTGAACCTGGAGCTGATGGTGCAGAGACCTTTGCAGATGGGGTCCCTCGGGAAGGCCTTTCTCGACAGCATGTGCTTACTCGCATTGGGGTCATGTCACTTATACGCAAAAAG GTGCAGGAATTTGAGCATGTGAATGGTCGCTGGAGTATGCCAGAATTGGCAGAGATTGAGGAGAACAAGAAGCTTTCACAGCCAAGCTCCCCCTCTCCCAAAACTCCAACTCCTTCAACACCAGGGGATACCCAGCCAAATACACCTGCCCCTGTCCCTCCACCTG AGGAGGGAGTAAAGGTGGAAGAAGGAGCCAGTACCAAGGAGCAAGGAGAGTCAGCTGAACCAGAGAAAGATCTTAGTGCCTCTGCTACGGAAACAGAGGCCCCTATGGAG CAATGTGCCCAGCCTGTGGAGACACCACCGCAGGAAGCAAAATCCCCAGCGAATCccacagaagcagaagagaaaaaagtagaGGAACCGGAGGTGAAGGAAAGACCAGATGAGCCAATGGAAGTTGAAAGCAAAG CTGATGTGGAGAAAGTGGAAGACAGAGCACCTATTGAGAATACCCCTGAACCTCCTATAATCACCTTGGATGAGAAAG ATGAGAAAAAGGAGGATGATAAGAGAGATGTGGTGATGCTGCAGAACGGGGAGATGCTGAAAGAGTCAGTAGATGAAAGGCACAAGAAGGCAGTAAAGCAACGGTTCATGTTCAACATAGCTGATGGTGGCTTCACAG AATTACACTCCCTGTGGCAGAATGAAGAGCGGGCTGCAACTGTCACAAAGAAGACCTATGAGATATGGCATCGGCGTCATGACTACTGGCTCCTTGCTGGAATTATCAA TCATGGCTATGCCCGTTGGCAAGATATTCAGAATGATCCACGTTACGCCATCCTCAATGAGCCCTTCAAGGGTGAGATGAACAGGGGTAACTTCTTGGAAATAAAGAACAAGTTCTTGGCAAGGAGATTTAAG CTCTTGGAGCAAGCACTGGTGATTGAGGAGCAGCTGCGACGAGCTGCCTATCTGAACATGTCAGAAGACCCATCTCACCCCTCAATGGCTCTGAACACACGTTTTGCGGAGGTGGAGTGCCTGGCTGAGAGCCACCAGCATCTATCTAAGGAGTCGATGGCTGGGAATAAACCAGCCAATGCTGTGCTGCATAAAG TTctgaagcagctggaggagcttcTGAGTGACATGAAGGCAGATGTGACTCGTTTGCCAGCCACCATCGCCCGCATCCCACCCGTGGCTGTGCGCCTCCAGATGTCAGAGCGCAACATCCTCAGCAGACTGGCCAACCGCAGCAGTGAGCCCCCTccaccaccccctccccaaCAA GTGGCCCAGCAGCAGTGA